A genomic stretch from Vibrio algarum includes:
- a CDS encoding DUF6937 domain-containing protein, translated as MPRTHTIFGNPVSAKVINKAEKQKQKYLRKFGDDSGNEYGLTLQPDPILTPAFDTMMVEAGNAPRPIESGKALLIGNIRMGYGHYRIAMAIASAAKHFGYIPYWFDMSSFEQTTGTKVITHLNKLYSLGSRLSQKSSLFNRFYWDPLNSKGFLKLEYNAIDQKVAELMTPIFKTIPTDIPFIGTHTWTAQAAVHAGMNRVINVIPDNWPMGLHLSEGSIHTVQTPSSYFGYKTLKGMAEGELTPMPEKSVYNVGHYIDHELLQDLEGDTQKRLDRIANNKPKRLLLTVGGAGAQYELYRDIVLGYKDQIDAGELVIYINVGDHKSAFGKLRKDLQPIKDITLYENDWQKISTFAESAITNSSISGVHIFCQENLFAAVYATNLLMRSSDILITKPSELAFYPVPKLMIKRVGGHEAWGAIRAAEVGDGTSECVTTPEIHRMLKLMLNEPELLTEMNHNILKAQQAGIYDGAYNTVKLAVAEQK; from the coding sequence ATGCCACGTACTCACACTATATTTGGAAACCCGGTTTCTGCTAAAGTCATCAACAAAGCAGAAAAACAAAAACAAAAATACCTACGCAAGTTTGGTGATGATAGCGGTAACGAATATGGGCTTACCTTACAACCAGATCCAATATTAACACCCGCATTCGATACAATGATGGTAGAAGCAGGCAACGCTCCTCGACCTATTGAAAGTGGTAAAGCATTGTTGATTGGTAATATCCGTATGGGTTATGGCCACTATAGAATTGCGATGGCTATCGCTTCAGCCGCTAAACACTTTGGCTATATTCCTTACTGGTTTGACATGAGTTCATTTGAACAAACGACGGGTACTAAGGTAATAACCCACCTAAACAAGCTTTATTCTTTGGGTTCTCGGTTGTCTCAAAAGTCGTCGCTTTTTAATCGGTTTTACTGGGATCCTCTAAATAGTAAAGGCTTTCTTAAACTTGAGTACAACGCAATAGACCAAAAAGTTGCCGAGCTCATGACACCAATTTTCAAAACTATCCCAACTGATATTCCCTTTATCGGAACCCATACCTGGACGGCACAAGCCGCCGTTCACGCAGGGATGAACCGTGTCATTAACGTAATACCCGATAACTGGCCTATGGGGCTACATCTTTCTGAAGGTTCAATACATACCGTACAAACGCCATCTTCTTATTTTGGTTATAAAACCTTAAAAGGAATGGCAGAAGGTGAACTAACTCCGATGCCAGAAAAGTCCGTGTATAACGTGGGTCATTATATCGATCACGAGTTGTTGCAAGATCTTGAAGGCGATACACAAAAGCGACTCGACAGAATCGCCAACAACAAACCAAAACGACTTTTGCTCACAGTAGGTGGCGCTGGTGCTCAATATGAACTTTATCGAGATATCGTTTTAGGATACAAAGATCAGATAGACGCTGGTGAACTGGTTATCTATATCAATGTAGGGGACCATAAAAGTGCTTTTGGAAAACTGCGCAAAGATTTGCAACCAATTAAAGACATCACTTTATATGAAAATGATTGGCAAAAAATTTCAACTTTCGCAGAATCAGCCATCACTAACAGCAGCATTAGCGGTGTCCATATCTTCTGCCAAGAGAACCTGTTCGCAGCAGTTTATGCCACAAACCTATTGATGCGCTCTAGCGATATACTGATTACAAAACCGAGTGAGCTCGCCTTTTATCCTGTTCCAAAACTCATGATTAAACGCGTCGGTGGACATGAAGCATGGGGAGCAATTAGAGCCGCAGAGGTGGGCGATGGCACAAGTGAATGTGTCACCACGCCAGAGATACATCGTATGCTCAAGTTGATGTTAAATGAACCGGAATTATTAACCGAGATGAACCACAATATCTTAAAGGCTCAGCAAGCCGGTATCTATGATGGTGCATACAACACAGTCAAATTAGCGGTTGCAGAGCAAAAATAA